From Variimorphobacter saccharofermentans, one genomic window encodes:
- a CDS encoding ParA family protein, translated as MARVIAIANQKGGVGKTTTAINLSACLAERNRKVLAIDIDPQGNTSSGLGIDKNKLKNSVYQMIIGECTLEECLVHTAIKNLDVLPSNVNLAGAEIELIGIEGREYILKKEVDKIRDDYDFILIDCPPSLNTLTVNAMTTADTVLVPIQCEFYALEGLTQLIHTINLVKQRLNPRLEMEGVVFTMFDARTNLSLQVVENVKSNLKQNIYKTIIPRNVRLAEAPSHGLPINLYDPKSAGAEGYRQLAIEVIEKDDAEMYEKNDISEIKYRNKKKH; from the coding sequence ATGGCAAGAGTTATCGCAATTGCAAATCAAAAAGGCGGTGTAGGTAAAACAACTACGGCGATTAATTTGTCAGCATGTTTAGCTGAAAGAAATCGCAAGGTTTTAGCAATTGATATAGATCCGCAAGGAAATACTTCAAGTGGACTTGGTATTGACAAGAATAAGTTAAAGAATTCAGTATATCAAATGATAATTGGAGAGTGTACCTTAGAAGAGTGTCTGGTTCATACTGCAATAAAAAACTTAGATGTTCTACCTTCCAATGTAAATTTAGCAGGAGCCGAAATTGAACTCATAGGTATAGAAGGTAGAGAGTACATATTAAAAAAGGAAGTAGATAAAATAAGAGATGATTATGATTTTATTCTTATTGACTGTCCCCCATCCTTAAATACACTCACAGTAAATGCAATGACTACTGCGGATACAGTTTTAGTGCCTATTCAATGCGAGTTTTATGCTTTAGAAGGTTTAACTCAGTTAATACATACTATAAACCTTGTAAAGCAGAGATTGAATCCGAGGCTTGAAATGGAGGGAGTAGTATTTACTATGTTTGATGCCAGAACTAACCTTTCACTTCAAGTAGTAGAAAATGTGAAATCAAATCTAAAGCAGAACATATATAAGACTATCATTCCAAGAAATGTTCGTTTAGCCGAGGCACCTAGCCATGGATTACCAATTAATTTGTATGATCCTAAGTCAGCTGGTGCTGAGGGATATCGACAGTTAGCAATTGAAGTAATTGAAAAAGATGATGCAGAGATGTATGAGAAAAATGATATAAGTGAAATTAAATATAGAAATAAGAAAAAACATTAA
- a CDS encoding ParB/RepB/Spo0J family partition protein, with product MAVKKGLGKGLDVMIPEVIIENTDKSDENVSRETLIHISDIEPNKSQPRKKFDEDALQELADSIKQYGVIQPLILQKREKYYEIIAGERRWRAARLAGLKEVPAIIKDYSPQEIVEIALIENIQREDLNPIEEAQTYHRLIEEFHLKQDEVAERVSKSRTAITNSMRLLKLDDRIQQMLIDDMISSGHARALLSIENKDVQYHTACKIFDEKLSVRETEKLVKQILKEKPIKEASATIEDEFIYRDIEERIRNIIGTKVSIHKKKKNKGTIEIEYYSNEELERIIDMFEAMK from the coding sequence ATGGCGGTAAAAAAGGGATTAGGTAAAGGTCTTGATGTTATGATTCCAGAAGTAATTATAGAGAACACAGATAAGAGTGATGAAAATGTTTCACGTGAAACATTAATTCATATTAGTGATATAGAACCAAATAAGTCACAACCAAGAAAGAAATTTGACGAAGACGCTTTACAAGAACTTGCAGATTCAATAAAGCAATATGGGGTTATACAGCCCTTAATTCTACAAAAAAGGGAAAAGTATTATGAAATCATTGCAGGTGAAAGAAGATGGAGAGCTGCAAGATTAGCAGGATTAAAAGAAGTACCAGCAATTATTAAAGATTATTCTCCACAAGAGATTGTTGAAATAGCTTTAATCGAAAACATACAAAGAGAGGATCTAAATCCAATAGAAGAAGCTCAGACGTACCATAGACTGATAGAAGAGTTTCATTTAAAGCAGGATGAGGTAGCAGAAAGAGTTTCAAAGAGTAGGACTGCAATTACAAACTCTATGAGATTATTAAAGCTGGATGATCGTATTCAGCAGATGTTAATTGACGATATGATATCCAGTGGGCATGCAAGAGCATTATTATCCATAGAAAATAAAGATGTGCAATATCATACAGCATGTAAAATCTTTGACGAGAAGCTGAGTGTAAGAGAGACAGAAAAATTGGTAAAACAGATTCTGAAAGAAAAGCCAATAAAGGAGGCTTCCGCTACTATAGAAGATGAGTTTATATACCGAGATATTGAAGAGAGAATTCGTAATATAATTGGTACAAAAGTATCCATACATAAAAAGAAGAAGAATAAAGGAACGATAGAAATAGAGTACTATTCTAATGAAGAGCTTGAACGAATAATCGATATGTTTGAAGCCATGAAATAA
- a CDS encoding DUF4446 family protein — MSFTELINDNVAYIVIGIAGFTILLFFLVIILYVKNSKLKNKYKKFMTGQSGENLESEILSRFADIDQLKKDTLDIEKEIDKIKENLTITIQKVGVVKYDAFKEMGGKLSFVLALLDKRNNGILLNSVHSSREGCYTYIKEIINGESFLELSEDEKNALEMALNSNNYMA, encoded by the coding sequence ATGAGCTTTACAGAATTGATAAATGATAACGTTGCCTATATTGTAATAGGAATTGCTGGATTTACGATATTACTATTCTTCTTAGTAATTATTCTATATGTAAAAAATAGTAAATTAAAGAATAAGTATAAAAAGTTTATGACAGGTCAATCCGGTGAGAATTTAGAATCGGAGATATTATCCCGCTTTGCAGATATTGATCAATTAAAGAAAGATACATTAGATATAGAGAAAGAAATTGATAAAATCAAAGAAAATCTTACGATTACAATTCAAAAAGTAGGTGTTGTAAAGTATGATGCATTTAAAGAAATGGGTGGCAAATTAAGCTTTGTACTTGCATTGTTGGATAAGAGAAATAATGGAATATTATTAAATTCTGTTCATAGCAGTAGGGAAGGATGTTATACCTATATTAAAGAAATTATTAATGGAGAATCCTTCTTGGAGTTATCCGAAGACGAAAAAAATGCCTTAGAAATGGCTTTAAATAGTAATAATTATATGGCATAA
- the adhE gene encoding bifunctional acetaldehyde-CoA/alcohol dehydrogenase: MSKNAQLTPKEHVDALVKNARQALNEFLLLDQETIDNIVHEMALAGLAKQQVLAKMAVEETKRGIYEDKITKNIFATEYVWHSIKYQKTVGIIEDNEEEDYMIVAEPVGVVAGVTPVTNPTSTTMFKCLTCIKTRNPIVFGFHPSAQQCSVEAAKTLYEAAVKAGAPKNCIQWIEYPSIDATRELMNHPDVSMILATGGSGMVKQAYSCGKPALGVGPGNVPCFIEKTANLKRAVNDLVLSKSFDNGMICASEQAAIIDAPVYDEVVELMKKAGCYFATKEEIKLLEPVVINPQNGNVNPAIVGQSPFDIAALAGIKIPPQTKILCTELDGVGPEYPLSKEKLSPVLAVIKAKNTEEGFQLCEKMIELGGLGHSSVIHSTDSEVINVFSARMRTGRILVNSPSTHGAIGDLYNTNMPSLTLGCGSYGGNSTTHNVSAVDLVNYKRVAKRRVNMQWFKVPSKIYFESGSISYLAKMPEISKAFIVTDPSMTKLGYVSKVLYQLRKRTDYVHCEIFDQVEPDPSLDTILKGVDAMTKFNPDVIIALGGGSAIDAAKGMWLFFENPEADFKNMSLKFLDIRKRAYKFPQLGKKSKFVAIPTTSGTGSEVTSFAVISDTKENKKYPLADYELTPDVAIIDPDFVMSVPKQSTAWTGMDVLTHAFEAYISVLASDYTDALAIHAIDMVFRYLRESYDQGANNPIAREKMHNASTIAGMAFTNAFLGINHSLAHKLGGEYHIPHGCANAILLPHVIRYNGVECPTKFTSFPKYESYIVSDKIFELMKKLGKSPKNNADAVEMLAKDVEELNRHLGIPATLKEYGIDEKHFLNKVSALADLAFGDQCTTANPRLPLVSELEELYLIAYYGRGNVPKKVK; encoded by the coding sequence ATGTCAAAGAATGCACAACTCACACCTAAGGAACATGTAGATGCTTTAGTTAAGAATGCTCGTCAAGCTTTAAATGAGTTTTTATTATTAGATCAGGAAACGATTGACAATATTGTACATGAGATGGCTTTAGCTGGCCTTGCAAAACAACAGGTTCTGGCTAAGATGGCAGTAGAAGAGACAAAGCGTGGTATTTACGAAGATAAGATTACTAAAAATATATTTGCTACGGAATATGTTTGGCATTCTATTAAATATCAAAAAACGGTAGGTATTATTGAAGATAACGAAGAAGAGGATTATATGATCGTTGCTGAGCCTGTTGGCGTCGTAGCCGGTGTAACACCTGTTACAAATCCTACATCTACTACTATGTTTAAATGTTTAACCTGTATTAAAACGAGAAATCCCATTGTGTTTGGTTTTCATCCTAGCGCTCAGCAGTGTTCAGTGGAGGCTGCAAAAACATTATATGAAGCTGCAGTAAAAGCTGGTGCTCCTAAGAACTGTATCCAGTGGATCGAGTATCCTTCTATAGATGCTACCAGAGAGCTTATGAATCATCCCGACGTTTCCATGATTTTAGCTACAGGTGGATCTGGTATGGTAAAACAAGCTTATTCCTGTGGTAAACCAGCACTCGGTGTGGGTCCAGGTAACGTTCCCTGCTTTATTGAAAAGACAGCAAACCTAAAACGCGCTGTAAATGACTTAGTTTTATCGAAATCCTTTGACAACGGTATGATCTGTGCTTCCGAACAGGCTGCCATTATTGATGCTCCTGTTTATGATGAAGTAGTAGAACTAATGAAGAAGGCTGGATGCTATTTTGCAACAAAGGAAGAAATAAAGCTTCTGGAGCCTGTTGTTATTAATCCTCAGAACGGAAATGTAAATCCCGCTATTGTTGGTCAATCACCCTTTGATATAGCAGCATTAGCAGGAATTAAGATCCCTCCTCAAACGAAGATTCTTTGTACTGAGTTAGATGGTGTTGGTCCTGAGTATCCATTATCCAAAGAAAAACTCTCACCAGTTCTTGCTGTAATTAAAGCAAAGAATACAGAAGAAGGATTCCAGTTATGTGAGAAAATGATTGAACTTGGTGGTTTAGGACACTCTTCCGTAATCCATTCCACTGATAGTGAGGTTATTAATGTATTCTCCGCTAGAATGAGAACAGGACGTATCCTTGTAAATTCACCTTCCACTCATGGTGCTATCGGTGATTTGTACAATACAAATATGCCTTCCCTTACTTTAGGTTGTGGATCCTATGGTGGTAACTCTACTACTCACAATGTATCCGCAGTAGATTTAGTAAATTATAAACGTGTAGCAAAGAGGAGGGTAAATATGCAATGGTTTAAGGTTCCCAGCAAAATCTACTTTGAATCTGGTTCCATTTCCTATTTAGCGAAAATGCCTGAGATTTCAAAAGCATTTATTGTAACTGACCCTTCCATGACGAAACTTGGTTATGTAAGTAAAGTTTTATATCAGTTAAGAAAACGTACTGATTATGTTCATTGTGAGATCTTTGACCAGGTTGAACCAGATCCCAGCCTTGATACGATACTCAAGGGTGTGGATGCAATGACTAAGTTTAATCCAGATGTTATTATTGCACTTGGAGGCGGTTCTGCTATTGATGCTGCCAAAGGTATGTGGCTGTTCTTTGAGAATCCGGAAGCAGACTTCAAGAATATGTCTCTTAAGTTTTTAGATATTCGTAAGCGTGCTTATAAATTTCCTCAGTTAGGTAAGAAGTCTAAGTTTGTAGCAATACCTACTACTTCCGGTACTGGATCAGAAGTGACTTCCTTTGCTGTTATTTCAGATACCAAAGAGAATAAAAAATATCCTCTCGCTGACTACGAGTTAACTCCAGATGTAGCTATTATTGATCCTGATTTTGTAATGAGTGTACCAAAGCAATCTACCGCTTGGACCGGTATGGATGTTCTGACTCATGCATTTGAAGCTTATATTTCAGTGCTTGCTTCCGATTACACGGATGCTCTTGCAATTCACGCAATCGATATGGTATTCCGTTATTTAAGAGAATCCTACGATCAAGGAGCCAATAATCCTATAGCTCGGGAAAAAATGCACAATGCATCTACCATTGCTGGTATGGCATTTACAAATGCATTTTTAGGTATCAATCACTCACTTGCTCATAAGCTTGGTGGTGAATACCATATTCCTCATGGATGTGCAAATGCTATCTTGCTACCTCATGTGATTCGATATAATGGTGTAGAATGTCCGACTAAGTTTACCTCTTTCCCGAAATATGAAAGCTACATTGTTTCCGATAAGATCTTTGAGTTAATGAAGAAATTAGGTAAGAGTCCTAAGAACAATGCAGACGCCGTAGAAATGTTAGCAAAGGATGTGGAAGAATTAAATCGTCATCTAGGTATTCCAGCTACCCTAAAGGAGTATGGAATTGATGAGAAGCATTTCCTCAATAAGGTATCAGCCCTGGCTGATCTGGCATTTGGTGATCAGTGTACTACAGCAAATCCGAGACTTCCTCTCGTATCAGAATTAGAAGAGCTTTACCTGATTGCTTACTATGGCAGAGGAAACGTTCCAAAAAAGGTGAAATAA
- a CDS encoding HD-GYP domain-containing protein has translation MRIISVDSVKGNELLAKDIMNNNDSVLMTAGTIVKREYVKRLKELDIEYIYVEDDLAKGVSLTSSLELQIKDQCQEAIREILLKYSYNSNTELEDIKFVADDIIYDIMKDPEVIFNLSSIRDKSESTYSHSLNVCALSVILALKLRLPKAKIRDIAIGCLLHDIGFNYITIDYHNLILENCDDTVKKEIKKHIIYGYSAIEKMDWLSKISKDIIISHHERIDGSGYPFHLKKERIKIGSKIAAVCDEFDSRVYGNLTRKMKVHDAIDYIVSQAGVLFDFSVVKAFVDSVAAYPTGALVITNQDEIGIVLRQNPQCPTRPVIRIIQTKDGNKPDDWVEKDLTKELTLFIRDTILD, from the coding sequence ATGAGAATTATTTCTGTAGATTCGGTTAAGGGAAATGAATTATTAGCAAAAGATATTATGAATAATAATGATTCTGTCTTAATGACGGCCGGAACCATTGTGAAAAGAGAATATGTAAAGAGATTAAAGGAATTGGATATAGAATATATATATGTAGAAGATGATTTGGCAAAAGGCGTGAGTTTAACAAGCAGTCTGGAGTTGCAGATTAAGGATCAATGCCAGGAAGCAATTAGGGAAATATTATTAAAATATTCCTATAACAGTAATACGGAACTAGAAGACATTAAATTTGTTGCGGATGATATTATCTATGATATTATGAAGGATCCGGAGGTAATCTTTAATCTATCAAGTATACGTGATAAGAGTGAAAGTACCTATTCTCATTCATTGAATGTGTGTGCGCTCTCTGTCATATTAGCCCTTAAGCTGAGACTCCCGAAAGCTAAGATCAGGGATATTGCGATTGGATGCTTGTTACATGACATTGGTTTTAACTATATTACAATCGATTATCATAATTTAATACTGGAGAATTGTGACGATACAGTAAAAAAAGAAATAAAGAAGCATATCATATACGGATACTCTGCAATTGAGAAAATGGATTGGTTATCTAAGATATCGAAAGATATTATAATTAGTCATCATGAACGGATTGATGGTTCAGGATATCCATTCCACTTAAAAAAGGAACGTATTAAAATAGGAAGTAAGATTGCAGCAGTGTGTGATGAGTTTGATAGCAGGGTATATGGAAATTTAACAAGAAAAATGAAGGTGCATGATGCTATCGATTATATAGTAAGCCAGGCCGGAGTGCTGTTTGATTTCTCCGTTGTAAAAGCTTTCGTGGATTCCGTAGCGGCGTATCCGACAGGCGCTTTAGTAATAACGAATCAAGATGAGATAGGAATTGTATTAAGACAGAATCCACAATGCCCTACCAGGCCGGTAATTCGCATTATACAGACAAAGGATGGAAATAAGCCGGATGACTGGGTTGAAAAGGATTTAACAAAAGAACTTACCTTATTTATAAGAGATACCATATTAGATTAA